One Streptococcus gallolyticus subsp. gallolyticus DSM 16831 DNA window includes the following coding sequences:
- a CDS encoding VirD4-like conjugal transfer protein, CD1115 family: protein MTYQKKPFIPYLLLSFILAFCTYRAYVLYSLAPDPDMSDLFGQYTYVLEHYFERPIFYLDTSPLALLAALVGFFIGMMFYLKIKPGGTYRHGEEAGSARFATAQELSGFKDSEPTNNMIFSKQAQMGLFNKLLPFQWQLNKNVVVVGLPGDGKTFTYVKPNLMQMNSSFIVTDPKGLLVREVGSMLEKHGYQVKVFDLVNLTNSDMFNPFHYMTSELDIDRITEAIVEGTKKGDREGEDFWNQAKLLLNRALIGYLYFDSQVRDYTPNLSMVSELLRNMKRPNEKEPSPVEKMFDELEAAMPGNYACRQWELFNSNFEAETRTSVLAIVATQYSIFDHEAVTDLIKADTMEMETWNTEKTAVFVAISETNKAYSFLASTLFTVMFDQLTHTADAIIQGQKEGYTTDDLIHVQFIFDEFANIGKIPHFNEVLASVRSREMSVKIIIQAISQLDTIYGDKARKSIINNCATLLFLGTNDEDTMRYFSMRAGKQTITQNSYSEQRGQRVSGTTSIQSHQRDLMTPDEIARIGVDEALVFISKQNVFRDKKAMVSDHPMKDELSNHPTDGKWYHYRRFMVEDPEFFNAVYQGKISAENIWYPDMADYGEFVKENPFVESSQKAPEGLVDEQVPVQMAETTSESQSQTPPTRLRTVDLETGELFELPPEEEDETDDYYGEV from the coding sequence ATGACTTATCAAAAGAAACCATTCATCCCTTATCTTCTTCTCAGTTTCATTTTAGCTTTTTGTACATACAGGGCTTATGTCTTATATAGTTTAGCTCCTGACCCTGACATGTCTGATCTATTTGGTCAATATACCTACGTTTTAGAGCATTATTTCGAACGACCAATTTTTTATCTTGATACGAGTCCACTAGCGCTTTTAGCAGCTTTAGTGGGCTTTTTTATTGGTATGATGTTTTATTTGAAAATTAAACCAGGTGGTACTTATCGCCATGGTGAAGAAGCTGGGTCAGCTCGTTTTGCGACTGCTCAAGAACTTTCTGGTTTTAAAGATTCCGAACCAACCAACAACATGATTTTTTCAAAACAAGCTCAGATGGGGCTATTTAATAAGTTATTACCCTTTCAATGGCAACTGAATAAAAATGTCGTCGTGGTAGGTCTTCCTGGCGACGGGAAGACCTTTACTTATGTAAAGCCTAATTTGATGCAAATGAATTCCAGTTTTATCGTAACTGACCCTAAAGGACTGTTAGTTCGTGAGGTTGGAAGTATGCTTGAAAAACATGGCTATCAAGTAAAGGTCTTTGACCTTGTCAATCTCACCAATTCAGATATGTTCAATCCTTTTCATTACATGACGTCTGAACTAGATATTGACCGTATCACGGAAGCGATTGTTGAAGGCACTAAAAAAGGTGATCGTGAAGGTGAAGACTTCTGGAATCAAGCGAAACTGCTTCTTAATCGTGCTTTAATTGGTTACCTCTATTTTGATAGTCAAGTTAGAGATTACACCCCTAACCTGTCAATGGTTTCTGAGCTTCTTCGAAACATGAAACGTCCAAATGAAAAAGAACCAAGTCCAGTTGAAAAGATGTTTGATGAGCTTGAAGCAGCTATGCCAGGGAATTATGCTTGTCGGCAATGGGAATTATTTAACAGTAACTTTGAAGCAGAAACAAGGACGAGTGTTCTAGCCATTGTCGCTACCCAATACTCTATCTTTGACCATGAAGCTGTCACTGATTTAATTAAAGCTGATACGATGGAGATGGAAACATGGAACACTGAAAAAACAGCCGTTTTTGTGGCTATTTCAGAAACGAATAAAGCTTATAGCTTTTTAGCCTCTACTTTATTTACAGTCATGTTTGACCAACTAACACACACCGCAGATGCGATTATCCAAGGACAAAAAGAGGGATACACGACTGATGATTTGATACATGTGCAATTCATTTTTGATGAGTTTGCGAACATTGGTAAAATTCCTCATTTTAATGAAGTTTTGGCCTCTGTTCGTAGTCGTGAAATGTCGGTCAAAATTATCATTCAGGCCATTAGTCAGCTAGACACGATTTATGGAGATAAGGCTCGAAAATCGATTATCAACAACTGTGCAACCTTGTTATTTTTAGGGACTAACGATGAAGATACCATGCGGTACTTTTCCATGCGTGCAGGAAAACAAACGATTACGCAAAACAGTTATTCTGAACAGCGAGGGCAACGTGTTTCAGGAACAACAAGCATTCAATCTCATCAACGTGATTTAATGACTCCTGATGAAATTGCTCGTATTGGGGTTGACGAGGCTCTGGTCTTTATTTCAAAACAAAATGTTTTTCGGGATAAAAAAGCAATGGTTAGCGACCATCCTATGAAAGATGAGCTATCTAATCATCCAACCGATGGCAAGTGGTATCATTATCGTCGGTTTATGGTAGAAGACCCAGAATTCTTCAATGCGGTTTATCAAGGGAAAATCTCAGCTGAGAATATTTGGTATCCAGATATGGCAGATTACGGTGAGTTTGTGAAAGAAAATCCGTTTGTTGAGAGTTCTCAGAAAGCCCCTGAGGGGCTTGTTGATGAACAAGTACCCGTTCAAATGGCTGAAACGACCTCAGAAAGCCAATCTCAGACACCACCAACTCGCCTAAGGACAGTAGATCTTGAAACAGGTGAACTCTTTGAATTACCCCCTGAAGAAGAGGACGAAACTGACGATTATTATGGTGAAGTCTAA
- a CDS encoding DUF3801 domain-containing protein, with the protein MEQEQILDRGARVTLDTGRQLFQFLAYAAGQLYKVYDERKLTGKQSYKNFFNQNSLTKDHIDFLEADVNLKKFTKELEKSGVRFAFKDNSDGTKQVWFEAHNREVIADALRQTLNEIINDPKKAREKYMKSEKELTPKEQITKIKEATKEKVDTVKAKKKGKSI; encoded by the coding sequence ATGGAACAAGAACAAATCTTAGATAGAGGCGCCCGTGTGACGTTAGATACGGGAAGACAACTGTTTCAATTTTTAGCTTATGCAGCAGGTCAGTTATATAAAGTTTATGATGAACGCAAATTAACTGGGAAGCAGTCCTATAAAAACTTTTTCAATCAGAACTCACTGACGAAAGATCATATCGATTTCTTAGAAGCCGATGTCAACCTTAAAAAATTTACCAAAGAGCTCGAAAAATCAGGGGTACGTTTTGCTTTTAAAGATAATAGTGATGGCACGAAACAGGTTTGGTTTGAAGCGCACAATAGAGAAGTCATCGCTGATGCGCTTCGCCAAACGCTTAATGAGATTATTAATGACCCTAAAAAAGCGAGAGAAAAGTACATGAAATCTGAAAAGGAGTTAACACCCAAAGAACAGATTACTAAAATCAAGGAAGCCACTAAGGAAAAAGTGGATACGGTTAAAGCGAAAAAGAAAGGAAAGAGTATTTGA